In the Sphaerodactylus townsendi isolate TG3544 linkage group LG10, MPM_Stown_v2.3, whole genome shotgun sequence genome, one interval contains:
- the LG10H4orf47 gene encoding UPF0602 protein C4orf47 homolog: MPSEGKTDMERIGLFSEMEYITIGDKYASSFARAFNEAASKNKQMLPGGSKEKAAVQAGYFDPVFGRIFEGEAYSNPVQLRRRYRMAESKKNLSKPFLPCNGEKLPCGIGTYYGTIGGPVPFFSSQRRDKSAYVPPGKNLYTNPGKKGTGFGYPNVTIGKQYSHSVELYDIGRVSFKKTSEEHHRLMKGGPFKLNLYSREYFDMNPYYDEGPVPPPKKQAPQVPIRIAFKPSSPGKDPGGMKAGTFDPYPTHSSGPFVVKLPKPITTNKQGRIFNCASSTRSRPIRSIMAANVEKSLNVTNYKDPQLMQY, translated from the exons ATGCCTTCAGAAGGGAAAACAGATATGGAGAGGATTGGCCTCTTTAGTGAAATGGAATATATTACAATTGGGGATAAGTATGCCTCGTCCTTTGCCC GCGCTTTTAATGAAGCTGCAAGCAAGAACAAGCAAATGCTGCCCGGGGGTAGCAAAGAGAAAGCCGCTGTCCAGGCAGGTTACTTTGACCCTGTGTTTGGAAGAATTTTTGAAGGTGAAGCTTATTCAAACCCCGTCCAGCTACGGAGAAGATATCGAATGGCAGAATCCAAGAAAAACTTGAGtaaaccttttcttccttgtaaTGGAGAGAAACTGCC TTGCGGTATAGGAACCTATTATGGAACCATCGGTGGTCCGGTCCCCTTCTTTAGCTCTCAAAGAAGAGATAAAAGTGCCTATGTGCCACCTGGGAAGAATCTATACACCAATCCAGGGAAGAAAGGAACTGGCTTTGG GTATCCAAATGTCACAATAGGTAAACAGTACTCACACTCAGTTGAATTATATGACATTGGAAGAGTATCCTTTAAG AAAACATCTGAAGAACATCACCGACTAATGAAAGGTGGGCCTTTCAAATTGAACCTTTATTCCCGAGAGTATTTTGACATGAATCCTTACTACGACGAAGGACCAGTACCCCCACCAAAGAAACAAGCCCCACAAGTACCAATTCGAATTGCcttcaaaccaagttctccagggAAAGAC CCTGGTGGCATGAAAGCAGGCACATTTGACCCTTATCCAACCCATTCCTCGGGACCATTCGTAGTGAAGCTGCCAAAGCCTATCACAACCAATAAACAAGGACGAATATTTAATTGTGCTTCTTCAACAAGGTCCAGACCAATAAGAAGCATAATGGCTGCCAATGTTGAAAA atcattaaatgtaacaaattatAAGGATCCACAGCTGATGCAGTATTAA
- the UFSP2 gene encoding ufm1-specific protease 2 isoform X2, with translation MSMQPPGSPAALHVPLTDVVILETMDVLFRIRGGLDLAFQLATTDDSSTKQALKYVFSDLSAKLASDALVFRICHSSVYLWPNSGTNSVASELTDDSACKEILRFIRFEQEDETKFRFLKKKDKKLQDLPIVNIDLMLEMTTMLEALAPIIEREHREHHYISMTLPVDAVVSVSPEEPWRNVRSLLVNAIHTQLTDMEKCILKYMKGTSVVVPEQFHFMLPGKKQLVTISYPTGISDNQLETYRQELHGRFNLPFDRPYFRRANAYHFPDEPFKDGYLRNPHIHLNPPGIESGMIYLVYGTYSYHHYMQDRVDDNGWGCAYRSLQTICSWFRYQGYTERSIPTHKEIQQALVDVGDKPPLFVGSRQWIGSIEVQLVLNQLLGITSKILFVSQGSELASQGRELANHFKNEGTPVMIGGGVLAHTILGVAWNEVTGHIKFLVLDPHYTGAEDLHVILEKGWCGWKGPDFWSKDAYYNLCLPQCPKTI, from the exons ATGAGCATGCAGCCGCCCGGGTCGCCTGCTGCTCTCCATGTGCCGCTGACAGACGTC GTTATCTTGGAAACTATGGATGTGCTGTTTAGAATAAGAGGAGGCTTGGACCTGGCATTTCAGTTAGCCACTACAGATG atTCTTCAACTAAACAGgcactaaaatatgttttcaGTGACCTTTCAGCCAAACTGGCTTCAGATGCGCTGGTGTTCAGAATCTGCCATAGCTCGGTGTATCTGTGGCCAAATAGTGGAACAAACTCAGTTGCATCAGAACTTACTGATGACTCTGCTTGTAAGGAGATACTTCGGTTTATTCG TTTTGAGCAAGAAGATGAGACTAAATTCAGGTTTCTGAAAAAGAAGGACAAAAAGTTGCAAGACTTG CCTATAGTAAATATAGATCTTATGCTAGAAATGACAACTATGCTGGAAGCCCTGGCTCCAATTATTGAAAGAGAGCACAGGGAGCATCACTACATAAGTATGACATTGCCTGTTGATGCTGTTGTCTCTGTGTCTCCAGAAGAACCATGGCGGAA CGTAAGAAGTCTTCTGGTGaatgcaattcacacacagctaACAGATATGGAAAAGTGCATTTTGAAATATATGAAAGGAACATCGGTTGTGGTACCTGAACAATTTCATTTCATGTTACCTGGAAAAAAGCAATTGGTAACAATTTCATATCCTACAGGCATATCTGACAATCAATTAGAGACTTACAGACAG GAACTGCACGGACGGTTTAACCTGCCATTTGATAGACCTTATTTTCGACGGGCTAATGCTTATCACTTTCCAGATGAACCATTCAAAGATGGCTATCTCAGAAATCCACATATACATCTCAATCCACCTGGCATAGAGTCTGGTATG ATATATTTGGTTTACGGCACATACAGTTATCATCATTATATGCAGGATCGTGTTGACGATAATGGCTGGGGTTGTGCCTACCGGTCATTGCAAACCATATGCTCATGGTTCAGATATCAGGGATACACAGAGAGGTCAATACCTACCCACAAGGAGATCCAGCAG GCTCTTGTTGATGTTGGagacaagccacctctgtttgTTGGATCACGCCAGTGGATTGGTTCTATTGAAGTGCAGCTGGTCCTGAACCAACTACTAGGGATAActtcaaaaatattatttgtcAG ccaaggTTCTGAGCTGGCTTCTCAGGGAAGAGAACTCGCTAATCATTTCAAAAACGAAGGAACACCAGTTATGATTG GTGGGGGAGTTTTGGCGCACACAATACTAGGAGTAGCCTGGAATGAGGTCACAGGGCACATAAAATTTTTGGTTCTTGACCCACATTATACAGGAGCCGAGGATCTGCACGTCATACTAGAAAAG GGTTGGTGTGGATGGAAGGGCCCTGATTTCTGGAGCAAGGATGCTTATTATAACCTGTGTCTACCTCAGTGCCCAAAAACTATCTGA
- the UFSP2 gene encoding ufm1-specific protease 2 isoform X1, with product MSMQPPGSPAALHVPLTDVVILETMDVLFRIRGGLDLAFQLATTDDSSTKQALKYVFSDLSAKLASDALVFRICHSSVYLWPNSGTNSVASELTDDSACKEILRFIRFEQEDETKFRFLKKKDKKLQDLQPIVNIDLMLEMTTMLEALAPIIEREHREHHYISMTLPVDAVVSVSPEEPWRNVRSLLVNAIHTQLTDMEKCILKYMKGTSVVVPEQFHFMLPGKKQLVTISYPTGISDNQLETYRQELHGRFNLPFDRPYFRRANAYHFPDEPFKDGYLRNPHIHLNPPGIESGMIYLVYGTYSYHHYMQDRVDDNGWGCAYRSLQTICSWFRYQGYTERSIPTHKEIQQALVDVGDKPPLFVGSRQWIGSIEVQLVLNQLLGITSKILFVSQGSELASQGRELANHFKNEGTPVMIGGGVLAHTILGVAWNEVTGHIKFLVLDPHYTGAEDLHVILEKGWCGWKGPDFWSKDAYYNLCLPQCPKTI from the exons ATGAGCATGCAGCCGCCCGGGTCGCCTGCTGCTCTCCATGTGCCGCTGACAGACGTC GTTATCTTGGAAACTATGGATGTGCTGTTTAGAATAAGAGGAGGCTTGGACCTGGCATTTCAGTTAGCCACTACAGATG atTCTTCAACTAAACAGgcactaaaatatgttttcaGTGACCTTTCAGCCAAACTGGCTTCAGATGCGCTGGTGTTCAGAATCTGCCATAGCTCGGTGTATCTGTGGCCAAATAGTGGAACAAACTCAGTTGCATCAGAACTTACTGATGACTCTGCTTGTAAGGAGATACTTCGGTTTATTCG TTTTGAGCAAGAAGATGAGACTAAATTCAGGTTTCTGAAAAAGAAGGACAAAAAGTTGCAAGACTTG CAGCCTATAGTAAATATAGATCTTATGCTAGAAATGACAACTATGCTGGAAGCCCTGGCTCCAATTATTGAAAGAGAGCACAGGGAGCATCACTACATAAGTATGACATTGCCTGTTGATGCTGTTGTCTCTGTGTCTCCAGAAGAACCATGGCGGAA CGTAAGAAGTCTTCTGGTGaatgcaattcacacacagctaACAGATATGGAAAAGTGCATTTTGAAATATATGAAAGGAACATCGGTTGTGGTACCTGAACAATTTCATTTCATGTTACCTGGAAAAAAGCAATTGGTAACAATTTCATATCCTACAGGCATATCTGACAATCAATTAGAGACTTACAGACAG GAACTGCACGGACGGTTTAACCTGCCATTTGATAGACCTTATTTTCGACGGGCTAATGCTTATCACTTTCCAGATGAACCATTCAAAGATGGCTATCTCAGAAATCCACATATACATCTCAATCCACCTGGCATAGAGTCTGGTATG ATATATTTGGTTTACGGCACATACAGTTATCATCATTATATGCAGGATCGTGTTGACGATAATGGCTGGGGTTGTGCCTACCGGTCATTGCAAACCATATGCTCATGGTTCAGATATCAGGGATACACAGAGAGGTCAATACCTACCCACAAGGAGATCCAGCAG GCTCTTGTTGATGTTGGagacaagccacctctgtttgTTGGATCACGCCAGTGGATTGGTTCTATTGAAGTGCAGCTGGTCCTGAACCAACTACTAGGGATAActtcaaaaatattatttgtcAG ccaaggTTCTGAGCTGGCTTCTCAGGGAAGAGAACTCGCTAATCATTTCAAAAACGAAGGAACACCAGTTATGATTG GTGGGGGAGTTTTGGCGCACACAATACTAGGAGTAGCCTGGAATGAGGTCACAGGGCACATAAAATTTTTGGTTCTTGACCCACATTATACAGGAGCCGAGGATCTGCACGTCATACTAGAAAAG GGTTGGTGTGGATGGAAGGGCCCTGATTTCTGGAGCAAGGATGCTTATTATAACCTGTGTCTACCTCAGTGCCCAAAAACTATCTGA
- the ANKRD37 gene encoding ankyrin repeat domain-containing protein 37 has protein sequence MLLLLEGNTESESLSHLLQAGTEVNIPADTVGQDPAHLAAHGGHPFFLLWQLQTGANLNQQDCLGEAPIHKAAKVGSLECLALLVSGRATINLCNKKGQTAEDLALAFGFGECAQFLKTVKETQNRKVHDSLRRTEVATRPKRASESRRPISKKTMRTNDPTFLMSHKGA, from the exons ATGTTGTTACTGTTGGAAGGCAACACAGAG TCGGAGAGCCTGAGCCACCTGCTACAAGCAGGGACTGAAGTAAACATACCTGCTGATACTGTGGGCCAAGATCCAGCACATCTGGCTGCTCACGGAGGAcatccttttttcctgctttggCAATTGCAGACAGGAGCCAATTTGAACCAACAG GATTGTCTTGGGGAAGCTCCAATTCACAAAGCTGCTAAAGTTGGGAGTTTGGAGTGTCTCGCCTTACTTGTTTCCGGTCGTGCCACCATCAA CTTGTGCAACAAGAAGGGACAAACTGCAGAAGACCTGGCACTGGCTTTTGGATTTGGGGAATGTGCTCAGTTCCTCAAGACAGTGAAAGAAACCCAGAATAGGAAAGTTCATGATTCCCTCAGGCGGACAGAGGTGGCAACAAGACCAAAACGAGCAAGTGAAAGCAGAAGACCTATAAGCAAGAAGACAATGAGAACAAACG ATCCAACATTTTTGATGTCACATAAAGGTGCATGA